In Halopelagius inordinatus, a single genomic region encodes these proteins:
- the gatD gene encoding Glu-tRNA(Gln) amidotransferase subunit GatD, translating into MNAGDRVRVERAGVANEGVLMPSSTPEHLVVKLDGGYNVGIDRDDADVEVLERDAYDVAEAQTDSSSASEIEFDDDLPTVSLISTGGTIASTVDYRTGAVTAQFDAEDVLRAVPDLAGRANYRGRVVANILSENATPAVWTDLAEAVREEIAAGADGVVVMHGTDTMQFSASALSFMLETPVPVVFTGSQRSADRPSSDNVMNAVCAVEAAKSDCAEVLVCMHATESDDACALHRGTRVRKNHTSRRDAFETVGAKPLGEVDYDTEEVRFRRDHAERGDVELSLSPDLSEDVDLLKFTPGMDVERYGEFLKDADLDGLVVEGTGLGHVHTDFIPVLEDLIADGVVVAMTSQCLDGRVCDRVYDTGRDLLDAGVVEAGDTLPGTAKVKLMWALANLDDPASAMTRSLSGELRERSVPWE; encoded by the coding sequence ATGAACGCAGGGGACCGCGTCCGCGTCGAACGCGCGGGCGTCGCCAACGAGGGCGTGTTGATGCCGTCGTCGACGCCGGAGCATCTCGTCGTCAAACTCGACGGCGGATACAACGTCGGTATCGACCGCGACGACGCCGACGTGGAAGTACTGGAACGCGACGCGTACGACGTCGCGGAAGCACAGACCGACTCCTCGTCGGCGTCCGAAATCGAGTTCGACGACGACCTCCCGACGGTGTCTCTCATCTCCACCGGCGGGACCATCGCCTCGACCGTGGACTACCGAACCGGCGCGGTGACCGCGCAGTTCGACGCCGAAGACGTGCTTCGGGCCGTCCCCGACCTCGCGGGGCGCGCCAACTACCGCGGCCGCGTCGTCGCCAACATCCTCTCGGAGAACGCGACGCCCGCGGTGTGGACCGACCTCGCGGAGGCCGTCCGCGAGGAGATAGCGGCGGGTGCCGACGGCGTCGTCGTCATGCACGGCACCGACACGATGCAGTTCAGCGCGTCGGCGCTCTCTTTCATGCTCGAGACGCCCGTGCCCGTCGTCTTCACGGGGAGTCAACGCTCCGCGGACCGCCCCTCCTCGGACAACGTGATGAACGCCGTCTGCGCGGTCGAAGCAGCCAAATCCGACTGCGCGGAGGTGCTGGTCTGCATGCACGCCACGGAGAGCGACGACGCCTGTGCGCTTCACCGCGGCACCCGCGTCCGCAAGAACCACACCTCCCGACGCGACGCCTTCGAGACGGTCGGCGCGAAACCGCTCGGCGAAGTCGACTACGACACCGAGGAGGTTCGGTTCCGCCGCGACCACGCCGAACGCGGCGACGTCGAGTTGTCGCTGTCACCCGACCTCTCCGAGGACGTCGACCTCCTGAAGTTCACGCCCGGCATGGACGTCGAACGCTACGGCGAGTTCCTGAAAGACGCCGACTTGGACGGACTCGTCGTCGAGGGGACGGGACTCGGACACGTCCACACCGACTTCATCCCGGTGCTCGAAGACCTGATAGCGGACGGCGTCGTCGTCGCGATGACGAGTCAGTGCCTCGACGGCCGCGTCTGCGACCGAGTGTACGACACCGGCCGCGACCTGTTGGACGCGGGCGTCGTCGAGGCGGGCGACACCCTCCCCGGCACCGCGAAGGTGAAACTGATGTGGGCGCTCGCGAACCTCGACGACCCGGCGAGCGCGATGACTCGCTCTCTTTCGGGCGAACTCAGAGAGCGCTCCGTCCCGTGGGAGTGA
- a CDS encoding GNAT family N-acetyltransferase, with translation MTDRPAYEYEDEAGEAVLVRPARPEDYDAVAAFTSDTWTDRGVDDYIGDVYHDWIADDDGETRQTFVADVGSDPPTTELGGIVQVTMLSPFEAWAQGMRVSPDFRGRGVAKRLSDATFRFAREAGASVVRNMIFSWNVASLGLTRDTGYDPGIEFRWVHPRPDADADSELSVETGDDADPDAAWSFWTGSDVRTDLRGLVSDPDETWALSELTRERLHDAADEGRLFVVRAGGTRGFAYRNRTYDRESDDGETQTWAEYAVGAWARDDEDAARAVVAAVSRDAASVDADRTRVLVPEGPQWVTDAAVARADVAEQPTFVMEADLT, from the coding sequence ATGACCGACCGACCCGCCTACGAGTACGAAGACGAGGCGGGCGAGGCGGTTCTCGTCCGCCCCGCCCGCCCGGAGGATTACGACGCCGTGGCGGCGTTCACGAGTGATACGTGGACCGACCGCGGCGTCGACGACTACATCGGCGACGTCTACCACGACTGGATAGCCGACGACGACGGCGAGACGCGCCAGACGTTCGTCGCGGACGTCGGATCCGACCCGCCGACGACGGAACTCGGGGGCATCGTGCAAGTGACGATGCTCTCTCCGTTCGAGGCGTGGGCGCAAGGGATGCGCGTCAGCCCCGACTTTCGGGGGCGCGGAGTCGCGAAGCGTCTGAGCGACGCGACGTTCCGATTCGCCCGCGAGGCGGGCGCGTCCGTCGTTCGCAACATGATCTTCTCGTGGAACGTCGCCAGCCTCGGTCTCACCCGCGACACGGGCTACGACCCCGGTATCGAGTTCCGGTGGGTCCACCCCCGGCCCGACGCGGACGCGGACTCCGAACTCAGCGTCGAGACGGGCGACGACGCCGACCCGGACGCCGCGTGGTCGTTTTGGACCGGCAGCGACGTGCGGACGGACCTGCGGGGACTCGTCTCGGACCCAGACGAGACGTGGGCGCTCTCGGAACTCACCCGCGAAAGACTCCACGACGCCGCAGACGAGGGGCGACTGTTCGTCGTCCGGGCGGGCGGCACCCGCGGGTTCGCGTACCGGAACCGGACGTACGACAGGGAAAGCGACGACGGCGAGACGCAGACGTGGGCGGAGTACGCCGTCGGCGCGTGGGCGCGAGACGACGAGGACGCCGCCCGCGCAGTCGTCGCCGCCGTCTCCCGCGACGCCGCCTCGGTGGACGCCGACAGAACGCGCGTCCTCGTCCCCGAGGGGCCCCAGTGGGTGACCGACGCCGCCGTCGCCCGCGCGGACGTCGCCGAACAGCCGACGTTCGTGATGGAAGCGGACCTGACGTAG
- the carA gene encoding glutamine-hydrolyzing carbamoyl-phosphate synthase small subunit, with amino-acid sequence MSDAYLALEDGRVVEARGRVPGYTRGELVFTTAYTGYEESLTDPSYEEQVLTFSYPLIGNYGVRDERFESDRVHPRAAIAREFTDDVATWLDDESVPAIDHIDTRELVTAIREEGAMKCGIAVGDDVTPEDAKEQLAKCKGMSEHVDIGAQVSTAEPVTYRAGGDAHVALIDCGAKGSIVDSLLERDADVTVLPYDATPEDVAELSPDLLFISNGPGDPANFTQAQSLVEEFVGEVPLAGICLGQQVVARALGGTTEKMDFGHRGVNQPVRDVESGKVVMTTQNHGYTVGEPGDLSVSQINVNDGTAEGLENEDLDVITRQYHPEAHPGPNDSLDFFDDVLAMTGATEQTTVVSSD; translated from the coding sequence ATGTCGGACGCCTACTTGGCCCTGGAAGACGGCCGCGTCGTCGAAGCGCGTGGTCGCGTTCCGGGATACACACGTGGCGAACTGGTGTTTACGACCGCGTACACGGGATACGAAGAGAGCCTGACCGACCCCTCGTACGAAGAACAGGTCCTCACGTTCTCGTACCCGCTCATCGGGAACTACGGCGTCCGAGACGAGCGGTTCGAATCCGACCGCGTCCACCCGCGGGCCGCAATCGCTCGCGAGTTCACGGACGACGTCGCGACGTGGCTGGACGACGAGTCCGTGCCCGCCATAGACCACATCGACACCCGCGAACTCGTGACGGCCATCCGCGAGGAGGGCGCGATGAAGTGCGGTATCGCCGTCGGGGACGACGTGACGCCCGAAGACGCGAAAGAGCAACTCGCGAAATGCAAAGGCATGAGCGAACACGTCGACATCGGCGCGCAGGTCAGTACGGCCGAACCCGTGACCTACCGCGCCGGGGGCGACGCCCACGTCGCTCTCATCGACTGCGGCGCGAAGGGCTCTATCGTCGATTCGCTCCTCGAACGCGACGCCGACGTCACCGTCCTCCCGTACGACGCGACGCCCGAGGACGTGGCGGAACTGTCGCCGGACCTTCTTTTCATCTCGAACGGTCCCGGCGACCCGGCGAACTTCACGCAGGCACAGAGCCTCGTCGAGGAGTTCGTCGGCGAGGTTCCGCTCGCGGGCATCTGCCTCGGCCAACAGGTCGTCGCCCGCGCACTCGGCGGCACCACGGAGAAGATGGACTTCGGCCACCGCGGCGTGAACCAGCCGGTTCGTGACGTGGAGTCGGGGAAAGTCGTCATGACCACCCAGAACCACGGCTACACCGTCGGCGAACCCGGCGACCTGAGCGTGTCGCAGATCAACGTCAACGACGGCACCGCCGAAGGACTGGAGAACGAGGACTTAGACGTCATCACCCGCCAGTACCACCCCGAAGCCCACCCCGGCCCGAACGACTCGCTCGACTTCTTCGACGACGTCCTCGCGATGACGGGCGCAACCGAACAGACCACAGTCGTTTCGTCGGACTGA
- a CDS encoding Lrp/AsnC family transcriptional regulator, which produces MDDLDRRILDILRRDARTPYTEIAEQVGTSEGTVRNRVERLIDEEVIERFTVATHTGNIKAMIEVSVAVDVDTTAVSDRMAEWDEVDFVWQVSGEEDVVLVVDAADTRAVNELITQARELAEVKSTKTRLILDERLGRSP; this is translated from the coding sequence ATGGACGACCTCGACCGCCGAATCCTCGACATCCTCCGACGGGACGCCCGGACCCCGTACACGGAGATTGCAGAACAGGTGGGAACTTCCGAAGGAACCGTCCGAAACCGGGTCGAACGCCTCATAGACGAGGAGGTCATCGAGCGATTCACCGTCGCGACCCACACCGGCAACATCAAGGCGATGATAGAGGTGTCCGTCGCGGTCGACGTGGACACCACGGCCGTCTCCGACCGGATGGCCGAGTGGGACGAGGTGGACTTCGTCTGGCAGGTGTCGGGCGAGGAAGACGTGGTCCTCGTCGTGGACGCCGCGGACACGCGCGCGGTGAACGAACTCATCACGCAGGCCCGGGAGTTGGCGGAGGTAAAGAGCACGAAGACGCGACTCATCCTCGACGAACGCCTCGGACGGTCGCCGTAA
- a CDS encoding PHP-associated domain-containing protein: MLAVDLHSHTRFYHAHPGRPTWYDALGLDLLTGAAKRRGLDAVAVTNHDYAYSADRSFPTVPGVEISTTLGHLVVVGPNPPSRTTPGELEPNEAVELAHDRGCAAILAHPYRNGTLLDSDAEFDAIELNGKNPEHVVQTRELAERLELPLVGGSDAHFPFEVGRAYTRVDADAPTPEAVAEAIRDGDVEPVVKLGRTHKLLDKAYNAIHRRKAALRRRRRD, encoded by the coding sequence GTGCTGGCCGTTGATCTTCACTCGCACACGCGCTTTTACCACGCCCATCCGGGGCGTCCGACGTGGTACGACGCTCTCGGATTAGACCTGTTGACCGGGGCCGCGAAACGGCGCGGACTCGACGCCGTCGCGGTGACGAACCACGACTACGCGTACTCGGCGGACCGTTCGTTTCCGACGGTTCCGGGCGTCGAGATATCGACGACGCTCGGTCACCTCGTCGTCGTCGGTCCGAACCCGCCGAGTCGGACGACTCCCGGCGAACTCGAACCGAACGAGGCGGTCGAACTGGCCCACGACAGAGGCTGTGCGGCCATCTTGGCGCATCCGTACCGAAACGGGACGCTTCTGGACTCCGACGCCGAGTTCGACGCGATCGAACTGAACGGGAAGAACCCAGAACACGTCGTACAGACGCGAGAACTCGCGGAGCGACTCGAACTACCTCTCGTCGGCGGGAGCGACGCCCACTTCCCGTTCGAGGTGGGCCGCGCGTACACCCGCGTCGACGCCGACGCGCCGACCCCCGAGGCGGTGGCCGAAGCGATTCGCGACGGAGACGTCGAACCCGTCGTGAAACTCGGGCGAACCCACAAACTGCTGGACAAGGCGTACAACGCCATACACCGGCGGAAGGCCGCCCTGCGCCGTCGCCGTCGCGACTGA
- a CDS encoding NUDIX hydrolase: MSADEGGNAADSDFDSSEEPHANANQDVIAVDEDDNELDLVNRLEAHTGEGIRHRAFTCLVFDGEGRLLLAQRAPGKRLWDTSWDGTVASHPVQGQTQEEATEQRLEEELGITPDQYDDLRVTDRFEYKRYYENAGLEWEVCAVLKVTLEDTSLDPDEDEIAGMLWVDYDHLHDHPEWYRQLRLCPWFEIAMRRDFDES, from the coding sequence ATGAGCGCAGACGAGGGCGGGAACGCCGCCGACTCCGACTTTGACTCCTCGGAGGAACCTCACGCGAACGCGAATCAGGACGTCATCGCCGTCGACGAAGACGACAACGAACTCGACTTGGTGAACAGACTGGAGGCGCACACCGGCGAGGGGATTCGCCACCGCGCGTTCACCTGTCTCGTCTTCGACGGCGAGGGGCGACTCCTCCTCGCCCAACGCGCGCCCGGCAAGCGCCTGTGGGACACCAGTTGGGACGGCACCGTCGCCTCTCACCCCGTGCAGGGCCAGACCCAAGAGGAAGCGACCGAACAGCGTCTCGAAGAGGAACTCGGCATCACGCCCGACCAGTACGACGACCTGCGCGTGACCGACCGCTTCGAGTACAAACGCTACTACGAGAACGCGGGACTGGAGTGGGAGGTGTGCGCCGTGCTGAAGGTGACGCTCGAAGACACCTCTCTGGACCCCGACGAAGACGAAATCGCCGGGATGCTCTGGGTGGACTACGACCACCTCCACGACCACCCCGAGTGGTACCGACAACTTCGCCTCTGTCCGTGGTTCGAAATCGCGATGCGCCGTGACTTCGACGAAAGCTAA
- a CDS encoding desampylase, giving the protein MTSTKAKLVFDSDARDAVLSHAREGANDGPPREVCGVLAGTRANEPGASPDRVRSVRRVRNVAENRRVAYELDPEETLRTLESIDAEGRDVVGFYHSHPESEPVPSDADRERATWSGYVYLVCSPDGRLNAYRWTGSAFDPLRVVVE; this is encoded by the coding sequence GTGACTTCGACGAAAGCTAAACTCGTCTTCGACTCGGACGCACGGGACGCGGTTCTCTCGCACGCCCGCGAGGGCGCGAACGACGGCCCGCCGAGAGAGGTGTGCGGCGTCCTCGCGGGGACGCGCGCGAACGAACCGGGGGCAAGCCCGGACCGTGTTCGGTCCGTCCGGCGCGTGCGGAACGTCGCGGAGAACCGCCGCGTCGCCTACGAACTCGACCCGGAAGAGACGCTCCGAACCCTCGAATCGATAGACGCTGAGGGACGCGACGTGGTCGGCTTCTACCACAGTCACCCCGAGTCCGAACCGGTTCCGAGCGACGCAGACAGGGAACGGGCGACGTGGAGCGGGTACGTCTACCTCGTCTGTTCTCCGGACGGGCGCCTGAACGCCTACCGGTGGACCGGGTCGGCGTTCGACCCCCTGCGCGTCGTCGTCGAGTGA
- a CDS encoding SDR family NAD(P)-dependent oxidoreductase — translation MSDDGPELYDSLDGQVALVTGANRDLGREIAEQLYDLGATVFAATRSITHDVPDEWEHLLVDVTQEGEISDAADDIFSAAGRLDIVVNNAGVGEFDNDIVSESVSDIDRTLSTNLRGPMLVCKHTVPLLLQTDGGRVVNVSSNMGALNEPQSGGSPAYRVSKTGLNGLTAYLHGEYAEDGLVANSACPGYVRTEMGGEDADRSVTKGAETPVWLSRFEPGSPAGKFWRDKQVVDW, via the coding sequence ATGAGCGACGACGGACCCGAGTTATACGACTCGTTGGACGGACAGGTCGCCCTCGTGACGGGCGCGAACCGCGACCTCGGCCGCGAGATAGCCGAGCAACTGTACGACCTCGGCGCGACGGTGTTCGCGGCGACGCGCAGCATCACGCACGACGTGCCCGACGAGTGGGAGCATCTCCTCGTGGACGTGACCCAAGAAGGCGAGATATCCGACGCCGCGGACGACATCTTCTCCGCGGCGGGTCGTCTCGACATCGTCGTCAACAACGCCGGCGTCGGCGAGTTCGACAACGACATCGTCTCGGAGTCCGTCTCCGACATCGACCGAACGCTCTCTACGAACCTCCGCGGGCCGATGCTCGTCTGCAAGCACACCGTTCCGCTCCTCCTCCAGACCGACGGCGGCCGCGTCGTCAACGTCTCTTCGAACATGGGCGCGCTGAACGAACCCCAGTCCGGCGGGTCGCCCGCCTACCGCGTCTCGAAGACCGGACTGAACGGTCTCACGGCGTACCTCCACGGCGAGTACGCCGAAGACGGACTCGTCGCGAACTCGGCGTGTCCCGGCTACGTCCGCACCGAGATGGGCGGCGAGGACGCCGACCGGTCGGTGACGAAGGGCGCAGAGACGCCCGTCTGGCTCTCTCGATTCGAACCGGGCAGTCCCGCAGGGAAGTTCTGGCGCGACAAGCAGGTCGTCGACTGGTGA